TTGCGCAACTGCTCGAGATCGCGATACTGGCGGCGCAAATCGTCGACCGGTGACCGCAAACGGCGGCGCAAACCGTCAAGCCGCTCCTTGAGTAACGACAGGCGTCCCTGCATTTGTCCGCTGAGACGCATGACCAGGTGGTCGACATGCCTTTCCAGTTCCTGACGTCCCTGCACGACAAGTTCGGCAGCAGCACTGGGAGTCGGTGCCCGCAGATCGGCGACAAGATCCGAAATGGTCACATCGACCTCATGACCTACAGCCGAGATAACAGGAATCCGGGAGGCAAACACGGCACGGGCCACGACCTCTTCGTTAAAGGCCCACAAGTCCTCCGGCGAGCCTCCTCCGCGACCGACAATCAGGACATCGGCCTGCCCATGGCGGTTAAAATCGGCAATTGCCCGGGCGATCTCGTCAGCCGCCCCATCCCCCTGCACGCGGACCGGAGACAGCAACACGTGCAGACCGGCACCCCGGCGACGCAAAACGTTGAGAATATCATGAATGGCAGCCCCCGTCGGCGAGGTCACGACACCGATGGTGCGCGGGAAAGACGGCAGACGACGTTTACGCCCCACCTCGAATAAACCTTCGGCATCCAGCTTGGTTTTAAGTTTTTCAAAAGCCAGTTGCCAACTGCCTACGCCCAAAGGCTCCATCCGATCGACCACCAACTGCAGTTCACCGCGCTGGGGATAGAGGGAGACACGCCCGCCGCACAACACCTGCATACCGTTTTCGGGGGTGAATTTCAGCAATCGGTTGCTGGATCGAAACATGACGCCGCGCAACTGGGCCTGATCGTCTTTTACGGCAAAGTAGTAATGCCCCGAAGACGGTGCCGAGAAATTGGCGATTTCTCCCGTAACCAGTACCTGGACGAAGTTATCTTCGACAACCTCTTTCAACAGATAGACGAGGCGTGATACGGATACGGTTCCTTCAGAAATATTCATGTGCGAAAACCTGTTTTCTGTCGAGATATTGACTTCCGACCCCGGATTCCCTATAAAATGCTAGACTTCACACTCCGGAAGATTTCGTGATACGGACACAGGGTACTCGCCTGAGCGCTTGACGCCATTCGTCGATCCCCCTGGGAACGTATTCCGAAGCCGATTTTTTATCAAACTCAAGGATAAGCGATGCAAGAACCCTATGTGGTAACCGTATCCAGTGAGAAAGGCGGCGTTGGGAAAACCACCCTGGCCACCAATCTGGCCATCTATTTAAAGGCCTTAAACGAGGAAATGCCGGTTACCCTGTTCAGCTTTGACAACCATTTTTCCGTTGACCGCATGTTCCGCCTGGGCCGCACCATGCCCAAAGGCGACATGCTCGATCTGCTTTCGGGAAAACCTGTCGATAAAATTCTGGAGCTTGGCGAGTACGGCGTTCAGTTTATCCCTTCCAGTCGTAAATTGGACAGCGTGGCCAATCGCATCGATGGCTGTGACTGCCTGGCGAAAATCCTGGCCCAATCCGGCCTGAAAGGTATTGTTATCATCGATACCCGTCCGACCATGGACATCTTTACACAGAATGCCTTGTTTGCCGCGGACCGTGTCATCATTCCGGTAAAGGACACCCCGTCGCTCGAAAACTGCCGCAACCTCTACGACTTTTTCGAAGAACAGGGAATGTCCAAACGTCCCTTGCGGTTACTACCGTGTCTGATCGATTCCCGAGTCCATTACGATGGACCCTTTAAAAATGCGTATCAGCTTCTGAAAGGCTATGCTATCAATCGGGGCTATAAATGCCTTGAGGGATTTATAGCCAAAAGCCCGAAAGTGGAATCCCTCAACACCAATCCCGAAGGAAAAATCTATCCGATCCTGACCCATGGCCGGGGCACCAATGTGCATCTCCAATTTGCCCATCTGGCCCGACAGATTTTCATCGGTGCCAAGGACAACACCCAGCGACGCCTGGAAACCATTCGTCTGGAATGCGAGCAACGGAACTTAAGCCGCGACAACAACTTCCTTACGCGGCGCAAACATGTACTGCCGGATTGCCTGATATGCGGACGGCCGCTGGTACACCACAATGCCATGGAACCGGCCAGCTATTTTTGCATTACCTCCGACCACCAAGTGGCGGGGTTTCTGGATGAAGCCTGTTTTTCATCACTGGTATTCCGCCACTGTTACCATACGCAGAAAAGAATAAACCCGGCCGACCCCCTTGTGGATTTGTTCCGGGAATCGGCATTGCGCTCCTATTTTGTTTTGCGCCATGCGGACGACAACACCGCGGAAGCAGCACAGAGCCTGCTTTTTTATCGTTTCGATGAAGAAGGATTTGAAATATCCCATAAATCCATCCCCCTGCGCAAACACGAAAGCCGCTTTCTGCACAAGGAGCCATCGGCGCTGTTCCGTCTCGCCTCCCCAACGTTATTCGAAGAGGAAACCGCCCGCAAAGACCGATTCTTATTCATCCGCCGCATTAACAGCGATTTCCCTGAAGAGATTCTGCTGGACGAAAGTTATGCCCGGCTCGATGCCGCCATGCAATACATCGGCAGCAAACTGCCCCCCGCCTCCTCCGACTAGATTTCTATCAAGTAGCAGGGCCCCTCTCTTGTCTGCGTGGCCGTCAATGCCGCAACAAGCGCGATACAGGAACCACCTCGACATCCTGCTGGCGTAAAAACGCCGCTTCCTGCTGCAGAGCCTCCACCGTCTGTGGGTAAGGATGACAGATGGCCACCACCTTGCCACGGGACCGAGCCATCTTCACCGCTTCACGTATCTGCCGGGCAATGGCATCGACGTTCTGACTGTTATCGAGGAAAATATCCCTTGAAACCGCGGGAATCCTGGCGCGACGAGCTTCGAGAAAAGCCACCGATCCGGGACTTGTGCGACTGTCCACAAAGAACAAGCCGTTTTTTTTCATCACCTCGAAAACAATCTGCAAGCCCTCGGCATATTGGGTAAAACGCGACCCCATATGATTGTTGCCGCCCACTGCATGGGGCACATTTTCAAACATGCGCGTTACTCGCCGCTCAATCTCCAAACGATCCTGCCCGAGCAGCAACGCTCCCGGGCCGGGATTGTTGCGCGGATAGCTTTCCGGTTCCATGGGCATATGCACCAGCACTTCGCGACCGGCGCGATGCGCCAGTTCCGCCGATTGCAGCGTATGCGGTTCCTCGGGCATGACTGCCATGGTCAGATCGAGATCAATGGCCAGCAGCCGCCGCAACATGCGAAGATCGCGACCGAGATCATCCACCACGATGGCAATCCGGGCCTTTGGGCGCACTTTGGCAGGTTTGCTCCGGGAACGCTTGAAATGCAGAGCGAAACTTGGAATTCCGTTAACGGAAACGCGCACCAAAGGAGCAGGAGCATCAGCAAATGCGAACTTCAGCCGGGAAGACTGCTTCTCCAAGGCCCTAACCAATCCGTCATACCAGGCCTGTCCCGGATACACCGACGGCAGATGATAATGCATAACATGATCGTCGGTGACGACATCCATCCCGGTAAAGGAAATCCCCTGACGCCACAAGGCACGTTCAATCTCTATCTGCACCGAGGTTCGCAGAACCTGATCCCGCGTATCGGCCGAGTCTGGCGGTTGTTTCGCTACGGGCGGCGAAACCTCGGGGGTCCGATTTGGCAACGGTGGTCGCTGGACAAAAGTCAACAACACAAGGGAAACAACGAGAAATCCCACAAGGAACAATGAGGCCAGCAAAACCTTGAAGGTGCGGTCCGGCTGCTTTT
This DNA window, taken from Syntrophotalea carbinolica DSM 2380, encodes the following:
- the xseA gene encoding exodeoxyribonuclease VII large subunit, with protein sequence MNISEGTVSVSRLVYLLKEVVEDNFVQVLVTGEIANFSAPSSGHYYFAVKDDQAQLRGVMFRSSNRLLKFTPENGMQVLCGGRVSLYPQRGELQLVVDRMEPLGVGSWQLAFEKLKTKLDAEGLFEVGRKRRLPSFPRTIGVVTSPTGAAIHDILNVLRRRGAGLHVLLSPVRVQGDGAADEIARAIADFNRHGQADVLIVGRGGGSPEDLWAFNEEVVARAVFASRIPVISAVGHEVDVTISDLVADLRAPTPSAAAELVVQGRQELERHVDHLVMRLSGQMQGRLSLLKERLDGLRRRLRSPVDDLRRQYRDLEQLRKRLFSAMEKTMQRAANRLGLAGSRLHALSPLATLDRGYAIVFSAKTSTIVRDARTLTPGDRVQIRFAKGSVEATVDEVDHGD
- a CDS encoding ParA family protein, with protein sequence MQEPYVVTVSSEKGGVGKTTLATNLAIYLKALNEEMPVTLFSFDNHFSVDRMFRLGRTMPKGDMLDLLSGKPVDKILELGEYGVQFIPSSRKLDSVANRIDGCDCLAKILAQSGLKGIVIIDTRPTMDIFTQNALFAADRVIIPVKDTPSLENCRNLYDFFEEQGMSKRPLRLLPCLIDSRVHYDGPFKNAYQLLKGYAINRGYKCLEGFIAKSPKVESLNTNPEGKIYPILTHGRGTNVHLQFAHLARQIFIGAKDNTQRRLETIRLECEQRNLSRDNNFLTRRKHVLPDCLICGRPLVHHNAMEPASYFCITSDHQVAGFLDEACFSSLVFRHCYHTQKRINPADPLVDLFRESALRSYFVLRHADDNTAEAAQSLLFYRFDEEGFEISHKSIPLRKHESRFLHKEPSALFRLASPTLFEEETARKDRFLFIRRINSDFPEEILLDESYARLDAAMQYIGSKLPPASSD
- a CDS encoding divergent polysaccharide deacetylase family protein → MATKKKTVRRKRQPRKKQPDRTFKVLLASLFLVGFLVVSLVLLTFVQRPPLPNRTPEVSPPVAKQPPDSADTRDQVLRTSVQIEIERALWRQGISFTGMDVVTDDHVMHYHLPSVYPGQAWYDGLVRALEKQSSRLKFAFADAPAPLVRVSVNGIPSFALHFKRSRSKPAKVRPKARIAIVVDDLGRDLRMLRRLLAIDLDLTMAVMPEEPHTLQSAELAHRAGREVLVHMPMEPESYPRNNPGPGALLLGQDRLEIERRVTRMFENVPHAVGGNNHMGSRFTQYAEGLQIVFEVMKKNGLFFVDSRTSPGSVAFLEARRARIPAVSRDIFLDNSQNVDAIARQIREAVKMARSRGKVVAICHPYPQTVEALQQEAAFLRQQDVEVVPVSRLLRH